A single genomic interval of Koleobacter methoxysyntrophicus harbors:
- a CDS encoding ABC transporter ATP-binding protein — translation MILENEILRVNNLCVHFHTEGRVIPAVDGVSFSVPKGETLGIVGESGCGKSVTAFAIMQLLPMPPAKITKGEIYFKGENLLTKSHEEMRRVRGNNISMIFQEPMTSLNPVFTIGHQISEAIMQHQNLSKRDALEKTVEMLRLVKIPLPEKRIKEYPHQLSGGMRQRVMIAMALSCKPELLIADEPTTALDVTIEAQILELIKELKEKLNSAVIMITHDLGVIAEVADKVAVMYCGRIVEYSDVYSIFNDAKHPYTRGLLSSIPDIDTPRGLKLKAIKGVVPSPDEIKKGCRFKTRCECVKGECFDTEPPLIKVESSFVRCWNYR, via the coding sequence ATGATATTGGAGAACGAAATCCTCAGAGTAAATAACCTATGTGTTCATTTTCATACTGAAGGCAGAGTAATCCCTGCAGTCGATGGGGTAAGTTTTTCTGTGCCGAAAGGAGAGACCTTGGGTATAGTCGGGGAATCGGGCTGCGGAAAAAGCGTTACTGCCTTTGCGATTATGCAGCTGCTCCCAATGCCCCCTGCTAAAATTACAAAAGGGGAAATCTATTTTAAGGGTGAAAACCTGTTAACTAAAAGTCATGAGGAAATGCGGAGGGTCCGAGGCAATAATATATCAATGATATTCCAAGAACCTATGACTTCTCTAAACCCTGTTTTTACTATTGGGCATCAAATCTCAGAAGCGATTATGCAGCATCAGAATCTATCAAAAAGGGATGCCCTCGAGAAAACCGTGGAAATGCTTAGGCTGGTTAAGATACCCCTTCCCGAAAAAAGGATAAAGGAGTATCCCCATCAATTAAGCGGTGGGATGAGGCAAAGGGTTATGATTGCTATGGCCCTTTCCTGCAAGCCCGAACTGTTAATTGCAGATGAGCCTACGACGGCCCTCGATGTGACTATAGAGGCGCAGATTCTAGAATTAATTAAGGAATTGAAAGAGAAACTGAACTCTGCAGTTATTATGATAACCCATGACCTGGGGGTAATTGCGGAGGTTGCTGATAAGGTTGCCGTTATGTACTGCGGGAGAATCGTTGAATATTCAGATGTGTATTCAATTTTCAATGATGCCAAGCACCCTTATACTAGAGGGCTGTTGAGTTCAATTCCTGATATTGATACTCCGAGAGGCTTAAAACTCAAAGCGATAAAAGGGGTTGTACCTTCTCCCGACGAAATTAAAAAAGGGTGTAGATTTAAAACCAGATGTGAATGCGTAAAAGGGGAATGTTTTGACACAGAACCCCCTCTTATAAAAGTTGAATCAAGTTTTGTAAGATGCTGGAATTACAGGTAA
- a CDS encoding ABC transporter ATP-binding protein, giving the protein MSSKILEVRNLKKYFPIKKSWLPSTVEHVRAVDGINFWMNKGETLGLVGESGCGKSTTGRTILKLLEPTDGEILFEGENIVNFNRKRLRSIHRQMQLIFQDPFASLNPRKTVGDTLDEVLFIHDMKDAAERSERIKELLRMVGLKKEHIHRYPHEFSGGQRQRIVIARALAVNPKLIICDEPVSALDVSIQAQVINLLIELRNKLGLTYLFISHDLRVVKHISDRVAVMYLGKIVEIAPSEELFKNPAHPYSKALLSVIPVLKPERNRKKLLLEGEVPSPVNPPAGCRFHTRCSFALKQCCEIEPQKKRIGGEHFVACHLY; this is encoded by the coding sequence GTGTCTTCAAAAATTTTAGAAGTCAGAAATTTAAAAAAATATTTTCCGATCAAAAAAAGCTGGCTTCCGAGTACGGTTGAGCATGTTAGGGCAGTTGACGGGATTAATTTTTGGATGAATAAAGGGGAAACTCTTGGCCTTGTGGGTGAGAGCGGATGCGGTAAATCCACTACAGGAAGAACCATACTAAAGCTGCTGGAGCCAACAGACGGGGAAATACTTTTTGAAGGGGAAAATATAGTAAATTTTAACAGAAAAAGACTTAGATCAATTCATCGGCAGATGCAGCTTATTTTCCAGGACCCTTTTGCTTCTTTAAATCCACGGAAAACCGTCGGGGATACGCTGGATGAGGTTCTGTTTATTCACGATATGAAAGATGCTGCAGAACGTAGTGAAAGGATCAAAGAGCTGCTTCGGATGGTTGGTTTGAAAAAGGAACATATACACAGGTATCCACACGAATTCAGCGGAGGACAGCGACAGAGGATAGTAATTGCGCGGGCCCTTGCAGTTAATCCGAAATTAATAATATGCGATGAGCCGGTGTCTGCCCTTGATGTATCTATTCAGGCGCAGGTCATAAACCTTTTAATAGAACTGCGTAATAAACTGGGCCTTACATATTTATTTATATCCCATGATTTAAGGGTTGTTAAACATATAAGCGATCGCGTAGCTGTTATGTACCTGGGCAAAATTGTAGAAATTGCACCATCTGAAGAACTGTTTAAAAACCCGGCTCATCCCTATTCGAAGGCCTTACTTTCCGTTATCCCAGTTTTAAAGCCGGAAAGGAACAGAAAAAAACTCCTGCTGGAAGGTGAGGTTCCAAGCCCGGTTAACCCGCCGGCAGGCTGTAGATTTCATACAAGATGCAGCTTTGCCCTAAAACAATGCTGTGAGATTGAGCCGCAAAAAAAGCGTATAGGGGGTGAACATTTTGTAGCATGCCATTTATACTAA
- a CDS encoding ABC transporter substrate-binding protein, with the protein MTRKTFKRIAVLLLIGMLAIGILGGCSEKTETGDSAAQGERPEKVLVIGYDRDAEILDTIKTAWYSDALIYIHDRLVSRDYNFSYKPGLAERWDVSEDGLTWTFYLRKGVKFHDGTDFTAEDVKWTIDTIKDPDTGSPFRGDLEAIKEVEVVDDYTVKVVLNYPFPNLLFNLSNTAAGIHPANAYEKYGDDYGKKIVIGTGPYKLEDWVRGDKIVLVKNEEYNWGPEWMSNRGPALIDKIVLRVIPDESSRIMEMEVGGIHILRNVPEAHIEKLENNPDVTVYKEPATKLGYLAYATDKKPFTDVRVRRAINHALNREEIIQFVFRGVGEEAYGYLPPALKDEYLEESKDLGYHYDPEKAKQLLAEAGYPNGFEATLSADNSSKSSKLAEIVQSQLRDVGINAKIQLYDSASYVAMLKEGKQELFIREYSWPNADILDWFLLSSQFPYPNHSRWVDDKTDEMIKYAATRPTWGERAEAYKEVQRYLIDQAVWAPMYIPKQIIAVRKEVKNFKYHPWMLQYNDGFDLDIK; encoded by the coding sequence ATGACCAGAAAAACATTTAAGAGAATTGCTGTGTTGCTGTTAATCGGTATGCTTGCAATTGGCATTCTTGGAGGCTGTTCGGAAAAAACCGAGACAGGAGATTCAGCTGCTCAAGGAGAAAGGCCGGAAAAGGTCCTGGTTATAGGCTATGATAGGGATGCGGAGATTCTGGATACAATAAAAACGGCATGGTATTCAGATGCGCTGATTTATATTCATGACAGGCTTGTCAGCAGAGATTACAATTTCAGCTATAAACCGGGGCTTGCAGAGAGGTGGGATGTATCGGAGGACGGTTTAACATGGACCTTCTACCTGCGGAAAGGCGTTAAATTCCATGATGGGACAGATTTTACGGCAGAAGACGTTAAATGGACCATCGATACGATAAAGGACCCCGATACAGGTTCGCCCTTCAGAGGTGACCTGGAGGCGATCAAGGAAGTTGAAGTTGTTGATGATTACACCGTTAAAGTAGTTTTGAATTACCCCTTCCCGAACCTTCTATTTAATCTGTCAAATACCGCTGCGGGCATACATCCTGCCAATGCATACGAGAAATACGGTGATGATTACGGCAAAAAGATTGTAATAGGGACAGGGCCTTACAAATTGGAGGACTGGGTAAGAGGCGATAAGATAGTCCTGGTTAAAAACGAGGAATATAACTGGGGGCCCGAATGGATGTCAAACAGAGGGCCGGCTCTGATCGACAAAATAGTTTTAAGGGTTATTCCAGATGAGAGCTCCAGAATAATGGAAATGGAAGTGGGAGGTATTCACATATTAAGAAATGTCCCTGAGGCACATATTGAAAAACTTGAAAACAACCCCGATGTTACAGTTTATAAGGAACCTGCTACAAAGCTGGGTTATCTTGCATATGCAACCGATAAAAAACCCTTTACTGATGTAAGGGTCCGCAGGGCTATAAACCATGCTTTAAACAGAGAAGAGATTATACAGTTCGTATTCAGGGGTGTAGGTGAAGAGGCTTACGGCTATCTGCCCCCAGCTTTAAAGGACGAATACCTTGAAGAGAGCAAAGATCTGGGATACCATTATGACCCCGAAAAAGCCAAACAGCTTTTAGCGGAGGCCGGTTATCCCAATGGGTTTGAAGCAACCCTTTCAGCCGACAATTCATCAAAGAGCAGTAAATTAGCAGAAATTGTTCAGAGCCAACTGAGGGATGTTGGAATAAATGCCAAAATACAACTATATGATTCGGCAAGCTATGTTGCTATGCTGAAAGAGGGCAAACAGGAGCTCTTTATTAGAGAATACAGCTGGCCGAATGCGGATATTCTCGACTGGTTCCTGCTGTCGAGCCAGTTCCCATATCCTAACCACTCCAGGTGGGTTGATGATAAAACTGATGAGATGATTAAATATGCCGCTACCAGACCCACATGGGGAGAAAGAGCAGAAGCATACAAAGAAGTGCAGCGGTATTTAATTGACCAAGCAGTATGGGCTCCTATGTACATTCCTAAGCAGATAATTGCGGTAAGAAAAGAAGTAAAGAATTTCAAATACCACCCATGGATGCTTCAATACAATGATGGCTTTGACCTTGATATAAAATAA